In Xiphophorus couchianus chromosome 24, X_couchianus-1.0, whole genome shotgun sequence, a single genomic region encodes these proteins:
- the LOC114140829 gene encoding rho GTPase-activating protein 6 isoform X2, which yields MMGDSVFLDRQHSYLGDFTWSSLSGRSVRLTPVAVQSLSELERARLQEVAYTRLLQDYDLGCQITIPKDGQKRKKSLRRKLDSLAKEKGKDKECVPQAFSIPLSQVIANDRAHRQRQDAYRLDPPQREEHKDSSDLVSSILQFATKRPSNKELSSSNSSLSSTSETANESTSPNTPESAPRVRRRGGMSVDSITDLDDNQSRLLEALQLSLPAETQSKKEKHRDKRLSLNPIYRQVPRVVDSCCQHIEKYGLQTVGIFRVGSSKKRVRQLREEFDRGIDVQLDEEHSVHDVAALLKEFLRDMPDPLLTRELYTAFINTTLLDLDEQQSVMQLLIYLLPACNSDTLHRLLEFLSTVADHANDQHTKDGQEIPGNKMTSLNLATIFGPNLLHKQKSSDKEFSVQSSARAEESTAVIAVLQRMIAGCQTLFMVPPDLQNEVLMSLLETDPDVVDYLLRRKASQSPDLLQSEEPFALSERRSSSDSNKVSSGEVSPYDNNSPVPSERRGDPGSPAADQQFPAVEQVADWSREPSKEEHANIWGTWHTTLKPVLKNQLHTGSHGNMSEESSRSSQEGLDGLHGDVKLHNDAKRTHRTPECRSHPPVTRLCTAPHSEAGRPRLHLNIKPPVTAHLNSMPGPLQSPSDGRSPPPYNAHHRVAGSQSLPQLAAPPRPPPQPGRPTTPQTNLGQMVPQSSEWQEWQRERWQIWQLLSSDNADTLPETLV from the exons atggacagaagaggaaaaagtcATTAAGAAGGAAGCTGGACTCTCTAGCCAAAGAAAAGGGCAAAGATAAAG AGTGTGTACCCCAGGCCTTCAGCATACCCCTGTCCCAGGTTATTGCTAATGACAGAGCGCACAGGCAGCGCCAGGATGCTTACCGCCTGGACCCTCCGCAAAGGGAGGAGCACAAAGACTCCTCCGACCTTGTGTCATCCATTTTGCAG ttCGCCACCAAGCGACCCTCCAACAAAGAGTTATCCAGCAGTAACTCCTCACTCAGTTCCACGTCAGAGACGGCCAATGAGTCAACATCACCCAACACCCCCGAGTCTGCACCACGAGTCCGCCGGAGG GGAGGCATGTCTGTGGATTCCATCACAGACCTGGACGACAACCAGTCCCGCCTCCTCGAGGCGTTGCAGCTCTCCCTGCCGGCCGAGACGCAGAGCAAGAAGGAAAAGCACAGAGACAAACGTCTGAGCCTGAACCCCATCTACCGGCAGGTGCCCCGGGTGGTCGACAGCTGCTGTCAGCACATCGAGAAATACG GTTTGCAGACTGTGGGAATCTTCAGAGTGGGAAGCTCTAAGAAGAGAGTAAGACAA CTGCGGGAGGAGTTCGATCGGGGTATCGACGTGCAGCTGGACGAGGAACACAGCGTTCACGATGTGGCGGCTCTGCTGAAGGAGTTCCTCAGGGACATGCCTGACCCGCTTCTAACCCGGGAGCTCTACACAGCCTTCATCAACACCACAT TGTTGGATCTGGATGAGCAGCAGAGCGTCATGCAGTTGCTGATCTACCTTCTCCCAGCATGCAACAGCGACACTCTTCACCGCCTGCTTGAGTTTCTGTCCACCGTAGCGGACCATGCCAATGACCAGCACACCAAGGACGGTCAGGAG ATTCCAGGGAACAAAATGACGTCTCTAAATCTCGCCACCATCTTCGGGCCCAACCTGCTCCACAAACAGAAGAGCTCAGATAAGGAGTTCAGCGTCCAGAGCTCTGCCCGGGCCGAGGAGAGCACTGCCGTCATCGCCGTGCTGCAGAGGATGATCGCAGGGTGCCAAACCCTCTTCATG GTGCCCCCCGATCTGCAAAATGAAGTCTTGATGAGCCTTTTGGAGACAGATCCAGATGTGGTTGATTATCTTCTCAGGAGGAAAGCCTCACA GAGTCCCGACCTCCTTCAGTCTGAGGAGCCCTTTGCTCTGAGCGAGCGACGTTCGTCCAGCGACTCCAACAAGGTGTCCAGTGGTGAAGTTTCTCCTTACGACAACAATTCGCCGGTGCCGAGCGAGCGAAGAGGAGATCCAGGGAGTCCAGCCGCTGACCAGCAGTTCCCTGCAGTGGAGCAGGTGGCCGACTGGAGTCGAGAGCCTTCTAAAG AGGAGCATGCTAACATTTGGGGCACATGGCACACCACTCTCAAGCCAGTTCTCAAGAATCAATTGCATACCG GTTCCCATGGCAACATGTCAGAGGAAAGCTCCCGCAGCTCTCAGGAAGGTCTTGACGGACTCCATGGTGACGTCAAACTGCACAACGACGCAAAACGGACTCACAGGACACCGGAGTGCAGATCCCACCCCCCTGTTACCCGACTGTGCACGGCCCCCCACTCGGAGGCGGGGCGGCCGCGCCTCCACCTGAACATTAAACCCCCTGTGACAGCCCACCTGAACAGCATGCCAGGCCCCCTTCAGTCACCAAGCGACGGACGCTCCCCTCCCCCATACAACGCCCATCACCGTGTGGCAGGCTCTCAGAGCTTGCCGCAGCTTGCTGCACCCCCTCGGCCCCCACCGCAGCCCGGCAGACCGACAACGCCGCAGACCAACTTGGGCCAGATGGTTCCGCAGAGTTCTGAGTGGCAGGAATGGCAGCGGGAACGGTGGCAGATCTGGCAGCTGCTCTCGTCAGACAACGCCGACACACTGCCGGAGACGCTGGTGTGA